The following are from one region of the Polyangiaceae bacterium genome:
- a CDS encoding DUF255 domain-containing protein, with the protein MSTDAPANRLIHETSPYLLQHAHNPVDWFPWGAEALAKSKREDKPILLSIGYAACHWCHVMERESFENERTARLMNQHFVCIKVDREERPDLDDIYMAATVAMSGGGGWPMTVFLTPNQEPFFAGTYFPPEDKYGRPGFPSLLKRVAEAWESERESLFEQARELTEHIREQSSTGRPMPINLDWTKQAVAQLSQSFDPRHGGFGSAPKFPPSPALRLMTLFHAQTADERSLEMLRGTLDGMRRGGMYDHIVGGFCRYSTDERWLVPHFEKMLYDNAQLSRVYLEAYQLTGDVDYARVARETLDYIVRDMQDAEGGYYSATDADSEGEEGKFFVWTPQEVRSACQSLQLPQGALEAFCAHYDISDDGNWEGHSIPHTPRPFSAVAKDCSVGGEELLQAFERIRKAMHQARTARPQPLLDDKILVSWNGLMLGSMAEGYRVLGDRRYLESAERAAAFLLAHLRRPDGGLFRTARRADGKLKAHLDAYLEDYAFLADGLIDLVEAGGSTHLLDAARQLTTRMLQDFAEEEGALFNTARQHEALLVRSREGHDGAIPNANAVAARVLARLGKHLGDNAMEERAVSALSAYAGLMQRQPRSFATSLHAASFLAAAPLELCFSGSLEASEALRQQVAKLYLPARVIAHARPEEPPTPLTEGKQSARPALFICRNFACQAPVTNPDQVAAALSAALQESATQGQSRVAGKRLPGQADTVGTRAYAKSHASGSFSPWQLKSGSELQVSRVGFGGYRIDQGHPAHRVALLHALSAGVNLIDTSTNYTSGNSEELIGSVLSELHAQGNVERDAVVVVSKVGYVQGPNLEKARARVAQGKPYAEMVEYSDDCWHCLHPEWIEDQLTESLARLGLETLDVYLLHNPEYFLSHAAEAGRSQTEQQLEANREAFYERVSRAFEQLEREVRRGRIQAYGVSSNTLIQAAEQPEATNLSRFLECAEAAAKQVLKRTEHHFRVVQLPFNLLEAGAALTLNHQGPSGPESVLSAAQRAGLLVLANRPLNAITEHGLLRLAAPSDQILKETTEPLQAAQSRVAGLEQEYRRNFAPDLRAPQGSPLKPESFFNWAERLGALHREKLDESRISSLLQWHDLEQRVIARETGRYLSALDNAFSGPRGEAWREWRGRYIRALDEYISALRQQAAQASAKSLAPVAQALADSGALGDSGALRDSGAPERPVSQLAVAALLATPGVSSVLVGMRQEEYVDDALESARSPLTFDTQSLLKLTSSVR; encoded by the coding sequence ATGAGCACCGACGCACCGGCCAACCGCCTCATCCACGAGACGAGCCCCTACCTGCTCCAGCACGCCCACAACCCGGTGGACTGGTTCCCGTGGGGCGCCGAGGCCCTCGCGAAGAGCAAGCGAGAGGACAAGCCCATCCTGCTGTCCATTGGCTACGCAGCTTGCCACTGGTGCCACGTGATGGAACGCGAGAGCTTCGAGAACGAACGCACCGCGCGCTTGATGAACCAGCACTTCGTCTGCATCAAGGTGGATCGCGAGGAACGGCCGGATCTCGACGACATCTACATGGCCGCAACCGTCGCGATGAGTGGTGGCGGCGGTTGGCCGATGACGGTCTTCCTCACCCCCAACCAGGAACCATTCTTCGCCGGAACTTATTTCCCCCCGGAAGACAAGTATGGCCGACCTGGTTTCCCAAGCCTGCTGAAGCGAGTGGCCGAGGCATGGGAAAGCGAACGCGAGTCGCTGTTCGAGCAGGCGCGAGAACTGACCGAACACATCCGCGAGCAGTCCAGCACCGGCCGGCCGATGCCCATCAACCTCGACTGGACGAAGCAAGCCGTGGCTCAGCTATCCCAGAGTTTCGATCCGCGGCACGGCGGATTTGGCAGCGCACCCAAGTTCCCCCCTTCACCCGCCCTGCGGCTGATGACACTTTTCCACGCACAAACAGCGGACGAACGCTCGCTGGAGATGCTGCGCGGCACCCTGGACGGCATGCGGCGGGGCGGGATGTACGACCACATCGTCGGCGGCTTCTGTCGCTACTCCACCGACGAACGCTGGCTCGTGCCTCATTTCGAGAAGATGCTGTACGACAACGCACAGCTCTCCCGAGTGTACCTGGAGGCATATCAGCTCACTGGCGACGTAGACTACGCACGGGTCGCCCGCGAGACCCTCGACTACATTGTGCGCGACATGCAGGACGCGGAGGGCGGCTACTACAGCGCGACCGACGCCGACAGCGAGGGCGAGGAAGGTAAGTTCTTCGTTTGGACGCCGCAGGAAGTGCGCTCCGCTTGCCAGTCGCTGCAGCTCCCGCAAGGCGCACTCGAAGCTTTCTGTGCGCACTACGACATCAGCGACGACGGGAACTGGGAGGGCCATAGCATCCCCCACACGCCCCGCCCCTTCTCTGCAGTCGCGAAAGACTGCTCGGTTGGGGGAGAGGAGCTACTCCAAGCCTTCGAGCGGATCCGCAAGGCAATGCACCAGGCACGCACCGCCCGCCCCCAGCCATTGCTCGACGACAAGATCCTCGTGAGCTGGAACGGCCTGATGCTGGGGAGCATGGCCGAAGGGTATCGAGTACTCGGTGACCGTAGGTACCTGGAGAGCGCCGAGCGCGCAGCGGCCTTCTTGCTGGCGCACCTACGTCGACCCGATGGCGGGCTGTTCCGCACCGCGCGCAGAGCCGATGGCAAGCTCAAGGCGCACCTCGACGCGTACCTGGAAGACTACGCTTTCCTCGCGGACGGCCTGATCGATTTGGTCGAGGCGGGGGGCTCCACCCACTTGCTCGACGCCGCGCGACAGCTCACTACACGCATGCTCCAGGACTTCGCGGAGGAAGAGGGCGCGCTTTTTAATACCGCACGGCAACACGAGGCGCTACTGGTGCGCTCGCGTGAAGGACACGATGGAGCCATTCCGAACGCCAATGCAGTAGCGGCGCGGGTGCTGGCGCGCCTCGGCAAACACCTGGGTGATAACGCCATGGAGGAGCGTGCGGTCAGCGCCCTCTCCGCCTACGCCGGACTCATGCAGCGTCAGCCGCGGAGCTTCGCCACGAGCCTGCACGCCGCGAGCTTCCTCGCTGCGGCTCCCCTCGAGCTGTGCTTTTCTGGAAGCCTCGAAGCCAGCGAGGCGCTCAGGCAACAAGTGGCGAAGCTCTACCTGCCGGCGCGAGTCATCGCCCACGCGCGCCCTGAAGAGCCGCCAACCCCGCTCACCGAAGGCAAGCAGAGCGCGCGACCCGCGCTGTTCATCTGCCGAAATTTCGCCTGCCAAGCTCCCGTCACCAACCCAGACCAGGTCGCAGCCGCGCTCAGCGCCGCGCTCCAGGAGTCGGCAACGCAGGGACAGTCGCGCGTCGCCGGCAAACGATTACCTGGGCAGGCAGACACCGTAGGCACCCGCGCTTACGCGAAGTCGCACGCCTCCGGTAGCTTTTCCCCCTGGCAACTCAAGTCCGGAAGCGAGCTGCAAGTCAGCCGTGTTGGATTCGGAGGCTACCGCATCGATCAAGGCCACCCCGCCCACCGTGTGGCGCTGCTCCACGCGCTGAGCGCGGGCGTAAACCTGATCGATACCTCCACCAACTACACCAGCGGAAACAGCGAAGAGCTGATCGGGTCGGTGCTCAGCGAGCTGCACGCCCAGGGCAACGTAGAGCGCGACGCGGTCGTTGTCGTGAGCAAGGTGGGCTACGTCCAAGGTCCCAACCTGGAGAAGGCGAGAGCGCGCGTCGCACAGGGCAAGCCGTACGCCGAGATGGTCGAGTACAGCGACGATTGTTGGCATTGCCTGCACCCGGAGTGGATCGAGGATCAGCTCACGGAGAGCCTCGCGCGCCTTGGGCTCGAGACCCTCGACGTGTACTTGCTGCACAACCCGGAGTACTTCCTTAGCCACGCCGCTGAAGCGGGCCGCTCCCAAACCGAGCAGCAGCTCGAGGCTAATCGTGAAGCCTTCTATGAGCGCGTGTCGCGCGCCTTTGAACAGCTCGAGCGTGAGGTACGAAGGGGCCGCATCCAGGCCTACGGTGTCTCGAGCAACACCTTGATCCAGGCAGCAGAGCAACCCGAAGCGACCAACTTGAGTCGCTTCCTGGAGTGCGCCGAAGCGGCCGCGAAGCAGGTGCTCAAACGAACTGAACATCATTTCCGTGTGGTTCAGCTACCTTTCAATCTGCTGGAGGCAGGCGCCGCGCTCACGCTGAACCATCAGGGCCCGAGCGGACCGGAGAGCGTGCTGTCTGCGGCCCAGCGGGCCGGGCTCCTGGTGTTGGCGAACAGGCCTTTGAACGCCATCACCGAGCACGGCTTGTTGCGCCTCGCGGCACCCTCCGATCAAATCCTCAAGGAAACAACTGAGCCGCTGCAGGCCGCCCAGAGCCGCGTGGCTGGGCTAGAGCAAGAGTACCGCCGCAACTTCGCTCCAGACTTGCGGGCTCCCCAAGGTAGCCCCCTCAAGCCGGAGAGCTTCTTCAATTGGGCAGAGCGCCTCGGGGCGCTCCACCGAGAAAAGCTCGACGAATCCAGGATTTCGAGCTTGCTACAGTGGCACGACCTCGAGCAGCGAGTGATCGCCCGGGAGACGGGCCGCTACTTGTCGGCGTTGGACAACGCGTTTTCGGGACCTCGGGGGGAAGCCTGGCGGGAGTGGCGCGGGCGCTACATCCGTGCGCTGGACGAGTACATCTCCGCGCTGCGGCAGCAGGCGGCCCAAGCCAGCGCGAAGTCCCTCGCGCCGGTCGCTCAGGCGCTGGCAGACAGCGGCGCGCTAGGAGACAGCGGCGCGTTAAGAGACAGCGGAGCTCCGGAGCGGCCGGTGTCCCAGCTGGCCGTCGCGGCGCTCTTGGCGACTCCGGGCGTTAGCTCCGTGCTCGTCGGGATGCGTCAGGAGGAGTACGTGGACGATGCCCTGGAAAGCGCGCGAAGCCCGCTGACTTTCGACACGCAAAGCCTGCTGAAACTGACGAGCAGCGTGCGATAG
- a CDS encoding RNA polymerase sigma factor: protein MTERGASRASLAELTDCTRSEEQLMAAYVAGDRAALDELFQRLAPVLLRVLARQLPNREEANDLVQQTFLQLHRSRNDFREGARLRPWLFTIAINLKREHFRRLKRRPEAPLDLDGRSDPTSVQGDHQRADAQHTLVWALQRIPADQAEVITLHWFEGIPFPEVAEVVGASLSAVKVRAHRGYQALRALLDEPIAQD, encoded by the coding sequence GTGACGGAACGAGGCGCCTCGCGGGCGTCGCTCGCCGAGCTGACTGACTGCACGCGCAGTGAGGAGCAGCTGATGGCGGCCTACGTCGCCGGCGATCGGGCGGCGTTAGATGAGCTATTCCAGCGCCTTGCTCCTGTGCTGCTCAGGGTGTTGGCTCGCCAGCTGCCGAATCGGGAGGAAGCCAACGATTTGGTGCAGCAGACGTTTCTTCAGCTGCATCGGAGTCGCAACGATTTCCGTGAAGGCGCGCGGCTGCGTCCGTGGCTGTTCACGATCGCGATCAACCTGAAGCGGGAGCACTTCCGACGGCTGAAGCGCCGCCCCGAGGCGCCGTTGGACCTCGACGGGCGCAGTGATCCGACCAGCGTGCAGGGCGACCACCAGCGCGCGGACGCGCAACACACGCTGGTCTGGGCGCTGCAGCGCATTCCCGCGGATCAGGCCGAAGTCATCACCCTGCACTGGTTCGAGGGGATCCCATTCCCCGAGGTGGCGGAGGTCGTGGGTGCCAGTCTGTCCGCCGTGAAGGTACGCGCCCACCGCGGCTATCAGGCGCTTCGCGCGTTGCTCGATGAGCCGATTGCTCAGGACTAG
- a CDS encoding DUF1109 family protein produces MTQPSQSPHTCSELREALLSGDEPDWARVHLESCAGCRELWDPPLRDALTQAASQATPEPDLRALHSALDAELASEQRGLKRLKSLSTPARVALALGVVGALVALNFRKPRPDLHSLHLLEFSGPLVVALLLVFLGVRGTLRGAHLKQKSSASTSALLALSAGLPFVYFISQSFLGEIPFVESAPGFGRRALSCFLFGVGSSLPLGLMLVLLDRNKLAPPALVLHAGAAGGLSGVLALHIHCPLQNPAHLLLGHFSALLFALMGWMALRGRIRA; encoded by the coding sequence ATGACTCAGCCCTCCCAAAGCCCCCACACCTGCTCTGAGCTGCGCGAAGCGCTGCTGTCAGGCGACGAGCCCGACTGGGCGCGGGTGCACCTCGAGAGCTGCGCGGGATGCAGGGAGCTGTGGGACCCGCCCTTACGCGACGCGCTCACGCAGGCGGCCTCCCAGGCGACTCCAGAGCCCGATCTGCGCGCGCTCCACAGCGCGCTGGATGCAGAGCTCGCGAGTGAACAACGGGGCCTCAAGCGCCTGAAGAGCCTGAGCACGCCGGCACGAGTGGCGCTGGCGCTCGGAGTGGTAGGCGCGTTGGTCGCCCTGAACTTCCGCAAGCCGCGACCCGATCTTCACTCCCTGCACTTACTCGAGTTTTCGGGCCCGCTCGTGGTCGCCCTGCTCCTGGTTTTCTTGGGGGTGAGGGGCACGCTGCGAGGCGCTCATCTCAAACAGAAGAGCAGCGCCAGCACGAGCGCCTTGCTGGCACTCTCCGCCGGGCTGCCCTTCGTCTACTTCATCTCGCAGAGTTTCCTTGGAGAAATTCCATTCGTCGAGTCAGCGCCCGGCTTTGGTCGCCGCGCCCTGAGCTGCTTCTTGTTCGGAGTCGGCTCTAGCCTACCCCTCGGCCTGATGCTGGTGTTGCTCGATCGCAACAAGCTCGCGCCGCCTGCCTTGGTGCTGCACGCCGGTGCGGCTGGCGGGCTGAGCGGAGTGCTCGCTTTGCACATCCACTGTCCCTTGCAGAATCCGGCACATTTGCTCCTCGGTCACTTCAGCGCCCTGCTTTTCGCGCTCATGGGCTGGATGGCGCTGCGCGGAAGAATCCGAGCCTGA
- a CDS encoding DUF4114 domain-containing protein: MRTRRAIEKLCRGVINAGLPRAARAVVGAATACGALATSNGALALTQPGGAPIPSPMGCDSGRPTGLAAVLACVCEEPNVCNIGDPCPDASSCSDGKHGTCETTLYHSFNDNTCVPSNLSGLDPAAEASTEPQTFRPDCPLTFTLLSRGTALFRDAFGWYNVTGQKPEFADLHPMLDCSTTPGDDVVLDLSSEPAYAGGEIGFFLVTPESTSAQGSCQAGDCCATVGRAMQGNGQVFFSERQYNPDFQGSSSLIHLIVLQSQLWPSKFYFAWEDIYGGSNNDFTDFVAGVSGIQCSGGGLPCSANGEGACSQGITRCHGADLSCDALFDPQGEQCNGIDDDCNGEVDDNASCPPNEVCQYGKCSPSCSSGEFPCGTGKECEKSSGLCVDAGCVDKDCQQGEVCSQGECRASCAGVACPSGQDCIADRCVDLCDQVSCGVGQQCRRGQCFDGCNQCGGISCELPLRCDGDTGACLDPSCDPACAAGTRCDQGSCVDACMGVSCPPGQSCSGGQCHGPGEGGSGGTTGFGGSGGAFGGSAGSPAVGGTAGTGASGSRPASTTNTARCVCGLGRPEGDSHSIAWLGALGALALVARRRRQH, translated from the coding sequence ATGCGCACCAGGAGAGCAATCGAGAAGCTTTGCCGTGGGGTAATAAACGCTGGGTTGCCGCGCGCTGCGCGAGCGGTCGTTGGCGCTGCGACGGCGTGTGGCGCGCTGGCGACGAGCAACGGCGCGCTGGCGCTGACCCAGCCAGGCGGGGCTCCGATCCCCAGCCCAATGGGCTGTGACTCCGGACGGCCTACGGGGCTAGCGGCGGTCCTCGCGTGCGTGTGCGAGGAGCCAAACGTATGCAACATCGGGGACCCTTGCCCTGACGCCTCGAGCTGTAGCGACGGCAAGCACGGCACTTGTGAGACGACGCTGTATCACTCGTTCAACGACAACACGTGTGTCCCGTCCAACTTGAGCGGACTCGATCCCGCTGCGGAGGCGTCCACCGAGCCCCAGACGTTTCGCCCAGATTGTCCTCTGACGTTCACGTTGCTTTCGCGCGGAACCGCTCTCTTCCGGGACGCCTTCGGTTGGTACAACGTCACCGGCCAGAAGCCGGAGTTTGCGGACTTGCACCCGATGCTCGACTGCAGCACGACGCCGGGGGATGACGTCGTGCTCGATCTCTCCTCGGAGCCCGCCTACGCCGGTGGCGAGATTGGCTTCTTTCTCGTCACGCCTGAGAGCACCAGCGCTCAGGGCAGCTGCCAAGCTGGAGACTGTTGTGCAACGGTCGGCCGCGCCATGCAGGGCAACGGTCAGGTGTTCTTTTCGGAGCGCCAGTACAACCCTGATTTTCAGGGCAGTAGTTCGCTCATCCACCTGATTGTCCTGCAGAGCCAGCTCTGGCCGAGCAAGTTCTACTTCGCCTGGGAAGACATCTACGGCGGTAGCAATAATGACTTCACCGATTTCGTAGCGGGCGTCAGCGGCATCCAGTGCTCAGGTGGTGGGCTGCCGTGCAGCGCCAACGGAGAGGGCGCCTGCTCTCAGGGTATCACCCGCTGTCATGGCGCCGATCTCAGCTGCGACGCCTTGTTCGACCCTCAGGGAGAGCAATGCAACGGCATCGACGATGACTGTAATGGGGAGGTGGACGACAACGCCAGTTGTCCACCAAACGAGGTCTGTCAGTATGGGAAGTGCTCTCCAAGCTGCAGCAGCGGTGAGTTTCCGTGCGGGACCGGAAAAGAGTGTGAGAAGAGCAGCGGCCTATGTGTGGATGCTGGCTGTGTAGATAAGGACTGCCAGCAAGGTGAGGTGTGTAGCCAGGGCGAGTGCCGCGCGTCGTGTGCCGGCGTCGCTTGCCCATCGGGCCAAGACTGCATCGCCGACCGCTGTGTCGACCTCTGCGATCAGGTCAGCTGCGGCGTGGGCCAGCAGTGTCGTCGGGGACAGTGCTTCGATGGTTGCAACCAGTGCGGCGGTATCAGTTGTGAGTTGCCTTTGCGGTGCGACGGAGACACCGGCGCTTGTCTGGATCCATCTTGCGACCCGGCGTGCGCCGCGGGCACACGCTGCGACCAAGGGAGCTGCGTCGACGCCTGCATGGGCGTGAGCTGCCCGCCTGGTCAGAGCTGCAGCGGCGGCCAGTGCCATGGGCCTGGCGAAGGCGGGAGCGGAGGGACCACCGGCTTCGGCGGCAGCGGGGGTGCTTTTGGCGGAAGCGCTGGCAGCCCCGCGGTGGGCGGGACTGCAGGCACAGGCGCTAGCGGAAGCCGCCCAGCGAGCACAACCAACACCGCACGCTGTGTGTGTGGCCTGGGACGCCCGGAGGGCGATTCGCACAGCATTGCGTGGCTTGGCGCCCTCGGCGCGCTCGCGCTGGTCGCCCGTCGACGCCGGCAGCACTAG
- a CDS encoding glutamate dehydrogenase, with product MTPYQTTNHFLEQGFEILKLDPRYKTLLVTPSRELRVELVIEMDDGSIGNYIGYRVQHDNSRGPFKGGLRYHPEVDIDEVRSLASLMTWKTALIGVPYGGAKGGIQVDPHKLSQRELERLTRRFTDQIAEFIGPDTDIPAPDMNTNGRVMSWIFDQYSRRYGFNPGVVTGKPVDLHGSLGREAATGRGCLYAIREVLGAAGKNVSGTSFVVQGFGNVGSFFCRLAHEAGGKIIATSDVRGGIFNAGGLDIPKLVEHVAKTGSVVEFPDSEPISNADLLTAQCDVLVPAALGHVLTSDNASKVSAKYILEAANGPCTAEADGVFNQRGIVCIPDIFANAGGVTVSYFEWVQNTQHLKWGEDEVNRRLEEHMVSAYKSLAKAMKSYGDCSMRAAAFALAIQRVKEATDMRGLG from the coding sequence ATGACGCCGTACCAGACAACCAACCATTTCCTCGAGCAAGGCTTCGAAATCCTCAAGCTCGACCCGCGCTACAAGACGTTGTTGGTCACCCCGAGTCGTGAGCTGCGCGTGGAGCTGGTGATCGAGATGGATGATGGTTCCATAGGGAACTACATCGGCTACCGCGTTCAGCACGACAACTCCCGTGGCCCGTTCAAGGGCGGCTTGCGCTATCACCCAGAGGTCGACATCGACGAGGTGCGTTCGCTGGCGTCGCTGATGACGTGGAAGACGGCGCTGATCGGCGTGCCATACGGCGGCGCCAAGGGCGGCATCCAGGTGGATCCACACAAGCTTAGCCAACGAGAGCTGGAGCGCCTCACTCGCCGCTTCACCGACCAGATCGCGGAGTTCATCGGGCCCGATACGGATATCCCCGCGCCGGACATGAACACCAACGGCCGCGTGATGAGCTGGATTTTCGACCAGTACAGCCGTCGCTACGGCTTCAACCCTGGAGTGGTCACCGGAAAGCCGGTCGATCTCCACGGCAGCCTGGGTCGTGAAGCGGCCACAGGTCGCGGCTGCCTCTACGCGATCCGCGAAGTGCTCGGTGCCGCAGGGAAAAACGTTTCTGGTACGAGCTTCGTCGTGCAGGGCTTCGGAAACGTGGGGAGCTTTTTCTGCCGCTTGGCCCACGAGGCGGGCGGGAAGATCATCGCGACGAGCGATGTGCGTGGCGGCATCTTCAACGCGGGCGGCCTCGACATCCCGAAGCTCGTGGAGCACGTCGCCAAGACGGGCAGCGTCGTCGAGTTTCCTGACAGCGAGCCGATTTCCAACGCGGACTTGCTCACGGCGCAGTGCGATGTGTTGGTACCCGCCGCGCTCGGCCACGTGCTGACTTCGGACAACGCCTCCAAGGTGAGCGCGAAGTACATCCTCGAGGCTGCAAACGGTCCGTGCACCGCCGAGGCGGACGGCGTGTTCAACCAGCGGGGTATCGTGTGTATCCCGGACATCTTCGCCAACGCAGGCGGCGTGACGGTGAGCTACTTCGAATGGGTTCAGAACACCCAACACCTGAAGTGGGGTGAGGATGAAGTGAACCGCCGCCTCGAGGAGCACATGGTGTCCGCGTACAAGTCCCTGGCCAAGGCGATGAAGAGCTACGGCGACTGCTCCATGCGCGCGGCGGCGTTCGCGCTGGCGATTCAGCGCGTCAAAGAGGCGACCGATATGCGCGGCCTCGGCTGA
- a CDS encoding 2-isopropylmalate synthase, which translates to MGASNPGEPELIYDWNEIARKGRVIPKGVEFFDETLRDGLQNPSVVDPEIEDKLKLIHLMDKLGIHEADIGLPGSSRRAFDDCLRICQEITNNKLSIKVACAGRTVASDITPMVELSQRAGIPVEVYAFVGSSPIRALAEEWDLDRIKRFTAEAIDVGVKNGLEVCYVTEDTTRSRPEVLGELFKVAVDHGASGLCLCDTVGHATPDGVRNLITFTRSLVAAMGCEVRIDWHGHNDRGLGLVNAILALEVGADRVHGTALGIGERVGNAQMELILLNLKLLGLLESQDLSHLLEYCQLAAKAVGWDVPINYPLVGDDAFRTATGVHAAAIIKAKQKGDDWLADRIYSGVPAGIFGRQQEICIGYMSGASNVNYWLRQRDIEPNDELVKGILARAKESKHILRDSEVMELVEQHRQG; encoded by the coding sequence ATGGGTGCTTCGAACCCCGGCGAGCCGGAACTGATCTACGACTGGAACGAGATCGCGCGCAAAGGTCGCGTGATCCCCAAGGGCGTCGAGTTCTTCGATGAGACTCTACGGGACGGGCTGCAGAACCCGTCAGTCGTGGACCCGGAGATCGAGGACAAGCTGAAGCTGATCCACCTGATGGATAAGCTGGGCATCCACGAAGCCGACATTGGACTGCCCGGAAGCTCTCGCCGCGCGTTCGACGATTGCCTGCGGATTTGCCAGGAAATCACCAACAACAAGCTCTCAATCAAAGTGGCGTGCGCCGGGCGCACCGTGGCCTCGGACATCACGCCCATGGTGGAGCTGTCCCAGCGGGCTGGCATCCCGGTCGAAGTCTATGCCTTCGTGGGCTCGAGCCCCATCCGCGCCTTGGCGGAAGAGTGGGACCTGGATCGCATCAAGCGTTTCACCGCGGAAGCGATTGACGTCGGGGTGAAGAACGGCCTCGAGGTCTGCTACGTCACCGAGGACACGACCCGCAGCCGCCCCGAGGTGCTCGGGGAGCTGTTCAAAGTCGCCGTAGACCACGGCGCGAGCGGCCTCTGCCTGTGTGACACGGTTGGTCACGCGACTCCCGACGGGGTGCGCAACCTGATCACCTTCACCCGCTCGCTGGTTGCTGCGATGGGCTGCGAGGTGCGCATCGACTGGCATGGGCACAACGACCGCGGATTGGGCCTGGTGAACGCCATCCTCGCGCTCGAAGTCGGCGCCGATCGCGTGCACGGCACAGCGCTCGGGATTGGTGAGCGCGTTGGCAACGCGCAGATGGAGCTGATCCTGCTCAACCTCAAGCTGCTCGGGCTGCTAGAGAGCCAGGATCTCAGCCACCTGCTCGAGTACTGCCAGCTCGCCGCCAAGGCGGTGGGCTGGGACGTGCCGATCAACTATCCGCTCGTCGGAGATGACGCTTTCCGTACGGCAACTGGCGTCCACGCCGCGGCCATCATCAAGGCCAAACAGAAAGGCGACGACTGGCTGGCAGATCGCATCTACTCCGGCGTCCCCGCGGGCATTTTCGGCCGGCAGCAGGAGATCTGCATCGGCTATATGTCCGGCGCCTCCAACGTGAACTACTGGCTGCGGCAGCGTGACATCGAGCCCAACGACGAGCTGGTGAAAGGCATCCTCGCTCGCGCAAAGGAGTCGAAGCACATCTTGCGCGATTCCGAGGTGATGGAGCTCGTGGAGCAGCACCGTCAGGGCTAG
- a CDS encoding radical SAM protein, whose translation MISNATRQLIRERLDAEVGRIAKEAPIRVGLSYPSPYHVGMSSLGYQRIYRALQDTPEVMCERLFLPDGGDRTGVSEVEVSVSYESLRPPTDFHVLAFSVAYELELAGLVRMLDAAKIPLTWRERERHHPFILCGGPLTFSNPTPLLPFADAIIMGEAEEVVAWAVQTIASAPDHQTARAELAKHPNISVAEQHGETLGTIAACSNALLPAHSAIRTPHTELSNMFLIETERGCSRSCQYCVMRRSTNGGMRLVPQEVILETIPEDAKRVGLVGAAVSDHPRIVDIVNSLADRGCEVGLSSLRPDRLKDEFVECLRRAGYRTLTTALDGPSERLREMIERRGREKHYENAAQRARKYGYDRLKLYLMIGLPGETDEDIDECVGFVSELSKQIPIALGIAPFCAKRNTPLDRQPFAGVDVVGARLERLRRGLKGRADVRATSSKWAWVEYVLAQGGSAEGLALAAAVRDGGRYADYRKHFKQLGHVPNPKPGGLAAGKRLPLTGN comes from the coding sequence TTGATTTCCAACGCCACACGCCAGCTGATCCGCGAGCGCCTCGACGCCGAAGTCGGTCGAATTGCCAAGGAGGCGCCGATCCGCGTCGGTTTGTCCTACCCATCGCCGTACCACGTGGGCATGAGCTCCCTGGGCTACCAGCGCATCTACCGCGCGCTCCAGGACACGCCCGAGGTGATGTGCGAGCGCCTGTTCCTGCCGGACGGCGGGGATCGCACCGGGGTTTCCGAGGTAGAAGTCTCCGTCAGCTACGAGAGCCTGCGCCCCCCAACGGACTTTCACGTCTTGGCGTTCAGCGTCGCCTACGAGCTCGAATTGGCGGGTCTCGTTCGCATGTTGGATGCCGCGAAGATCCCGCTGACCTGGAGGGAGCGCGAGCGGCATCACCCGTTCATCTTGTGCGGCGGTCCTCTCACTTTCTCGAACCCCACACCGCTCCTGCCTTTCGCCGACGCGATCATCATGGGCGAAGCTGAGGAGGTCGTAGCCTGGGCGGTGCAGACCATCGCCAGCGCGCCCGATCACCAGACAGCGAGGGCTGAGCTAGCCAAGCACCCGAACATCAGCGTCGCTGAGCAACACGGTGAGACGCTCGGCACCATCGCCGCTTGCAGCAACGCCCTGCTTCCCGCCCACAGCGCGATCCGCACGCCGCACACCGAGCTCTCGAATATGTTCCTGATCGAGACCGAACGCGGCTGCTCTCGGAGCTGCCAGTACTGCGTGATGCGCCGTTCGACCAACGGCGGCATGCGGCTGGTACCTCAAGAGGTGATCCTGGAGACGATTCCAGAAGACGCGAAGCGCGTTGGTCTCGTCGGCGCGGCAGTCAGCGATCACCCGCGCATCGTGGACATCGTGAACAGCCTCGCAGATCGCGGTTGCGAAGTGGGGCTCAGCAGCTTGCGCCCGGATCGCCTGAAAGACGAGTTCGTGGAGTGCTTGCGTCGCGCGGGCTACCGCACACTCACCACAGCGCTCGACGGCCCAAGTGAGCGCCTGCGTGAGATGATCGAGCGCCGCGGTCGCGAAAAGCACTACGAGAACGCCGCGCAGCGCGCGCGCAAATACGGTTACGACCGGCTGAAGCTGTATCTGATGATCGGGCTGCCAGGCGAAACCGATGAAGACATCGACGAGTGCGTCGGCTTCGTCAGCGAGCTCTCCAAGCAGATCCCGATCGCCCTCGGTATCGCGCCGTTTTGCGCCAAGCGGAACACCCCATTGGACCGTCAGCCGTTCGCTGGGGTGGACGTCGTTGGCGCGCGCCTCGAGCGTTTGCGACGTGGACTGAAGGGCAGGGCCGACGTCCGCGCCACGAGCTCGAAGTGGGCTTGGGTGGAGTATGTGTTGGCCCAGGGAGGTAGCGCGGAGGGCCTGGCGCTCGCCGCCGCGGTGCGAGATGGCGGTCGCTACGCGGACTACCGCAAGCACTTCAAACAGCTAGGCCATGTCCCGAATCCAAAACCGGGTGGCCTTGCCGCGGGGAAGCGGCTTCCCTTGACCGGCAACTAG